The proteins below are encoded in one region of Aquisphaera giovannonii:
- a CDS encoding diadenylate cyclase: MLARTERPSGPISRVVGLYQALLRRTLEHFFPDSVLEVQGDRSVIDLDGCVDEPCYRIRDDGDHLGLDIEWLGTKLTFRPQSPVPLLPTERRMVDTIVRALDMRFRGLFDQDLAGRLERFQYVTEDLIIADFIRPVNPYRIPAALEALRVAALSTYENRRVSTGALLLSTNSDPADPKRANAEGAPRFNARLTAIKGFHRLCDGVNTLFLVDREGEMLRMADIERWSADVQDREAPLAPCPRPYVSHARATQAGGHVCLVLTPSQDIKVFSEGTMLFSLSDARWRLLDIPSKFAAWRDAVGATTPPELALWLFQAALNLGEARTGALFVVVRDRQRALAELIAPIDRMTEEVAVDDPQDPENLSPRLAKRALHHAIRGADLCDMEPAVLESIASLDGAVVVDTEGAVLTFGAILRIAPETLELVRSVQGARTLAALAASEYGPVLKVSQDGYITMFLKGRRLWEL; the protein is encoded by the coding sequence TTGCTGGCACGAACCGAGCGACCGAGCGGCCCGATCTCCCGCGTGGTCGGGCTCTACCAGGCCCTGCTCCGACGGACGCTCGAGCATTTCTTCCCGGACTCGGTGCTCGAGGTGCAGGGTGACCGCAGCGTCATCGACCTGGACGGCTGCGTGGACGAGCCCTGCTACCGCATCCGGGACGACGGGGACCACCTCGGCCTGGACATCGAATGGCTGGGCACGAAGCTCACGTTCCGCCCGCAGAGCCCCGTGCCGCTGCTGCCGACGGAGCGCCGGATGGTGGACACCATCGTCCGGGCGCTCGACATGCGGTTCCGCGGCCTCTTCGACCAGGACCTGGCCGGACGCCTGGAGCGGTTCCAGTACGTCACCGAGGACCTGATCATCGCCGACTTCATCCGCCCGGTGAACCCGTACCGGATCCCGGCGGCGCTGGAGGCCCTGCGGGTCGCGGCGCTCTCCACGTACGAGAACCGCCGGGTCTCCACCGGGGCCCTGCTGCTGAGCACCAACTCCGACCCCGCGGACCCGAAGCGGGCCAACGCCGAGGGCGCGCCGCGGTTCAACGCCCGGCTGACCGCGATCAAGGGCTTCCACCGGCTCTGCGACGGCGTGAACACCCTCTTCCTCGTGGACCGCGAGGGGGAGATGCTCCGGATGGCGGACATCGAGCGGTGGTCGGCCGACGTCCAGGACCGGGAGGCGCCCCTGGCGCCCTGCCCCCGGCCGTACGTCAGCCACGCCCGCGCCACCCAGGCCGGCGGCCACGTCTGCCTGGTGCTCACCCCCAGCCAGGACATCAAGGTCTTCTCCGAGGGGACCATGCTCTTCAGCCTCAGCGACGCCCGCTGGCGGCTGCTGGACATCCCCTCCAAGTTCGCCGCCTGGCGCGACGCCGTGGGCGCGACGACCCCCCCGGAGCTGGCCCTCTGGCTCTTCCAGGCCGCGCTCAACCTGGGCGAGGCCCGCACCGGCGCGCTCTTCGTCGTCGTCCGCGACCGCCAGCGGGCCCTCGCGGAGCTGATCGCCCCGATCGACCGGATGACCGAGGAGGTCGCCGTCGACGACCCGCAGGACCCGGAGAACCTCTCGCCCCGCCTGGCCAAGCGGGCGCTGCACCACGCGATCCGCGGCGCCGACCTCTGCGACATGGAGCCCGCCGTGCTGGAGTCGATCGCCAGCCTGGACGGCGCGGTCGTCGTGGACACCGAGGGCGCCGTGCTCACCTTCGGCGCCATCCTCCGGATCGCCCCGGAGACCTTGGAGCTCGTCCGCTCCGTCCAGGGCGCGCGGACCCTCGCCGCCCTGGCCGCCTCGGAATACGGGCCGGTCCTGAAGGTCAGCCAGGACGGCTACATCACCATGTTCCTGAAGGGCCGGCGGCTCTGGGAGCTCTGA
- a CDS encoding SUKH-3 domain-containing protein, translated as MADPILREFAGLRVGRSGPGRDRAASDIEFHTRPSFDHRYAVAELEPAGADLFPLGNVHNRHMELFIGPEGRVFAYLVPVVSCDAWGTRSPRPSSDYSSGLPETPNVALQRTYTVAANSRRSELVAVVWACSTQSAGPSGDQGRSLVSKVSKTLDRVLRGAADSNIRFDDLRALLTHLGVS; from the coding sequence ATGGCCGACCCGATCCTACGCGAGTTCGCGGGCCTTCGGGTCGGCCGCTCGGGGCCGGGCCGCGATCGTGCGGCCAGCGATATCGAATTCCACACGCGTCCTTCGTTCGATCACCGTTACGCCGTCGCGGAGTTGGAGCCGGCTGGCGCCGACCTTTTCCCGCTCGGTAACGTCCACAACCGTCACATGGAGCTGTTCATCGGCCCAGAGGGCCGCGTGTTCGCCTATCTGGTGCCTGTGGTGAGCTGCGATGCATGGGGCACTCGTTCTCCGAGGCCGTCGAGCGACTACTCCTCGGGCTTGCCAGAGACGCCTAACGTCGCGCTGCAGCGAACCTACACCGTGGCGGCGAATTCTCGACGGTCAGAGCTTGTGGCGGTCGTGTGGGCCTGTTCAACTCAATCGGCAGGGCCATCAGGTGATCAGGGGCGCTCGCTCGTGAGCAAGGTCTCGAAAACCCTGGATCGCGTTCTGCGAGGCGCCGCGGACTCGAACATTCGGTTCGATGACCTCCGCGCCTTGCTCACCCATCTGGGCGTCTCCTAA
- a CDS encoding type II toxin-antitoxin system HicB family antitoxin, with protein sequence MGNDVRYEIILYWSQGDQAFIAEVPELPGCAADGSTYGEALANVVVVIQEWIETARELGRSVPEPRGRLIYA encoded by the coding sequence ATGGGCAATGACGTCCGTTACGAGATCATCCTCTACTGGAGCCAGGGGGACCAGGCATTCATCGCCGAGGTGCCGGAGCTGCCGGGCTGCGCGGCCGACGGGTCCACGTACGGGGAGGCCCTGGCGAATGTCGTGGTCGTCATCCAGGAGTGGATCGAGACGGCACGCGAACTGGGCCGCTCGGTGCCAGAGCCACGAGGTCGACTGATCTACGCCTAA
- a CDS encoding 2-oxoacid:ferredoxin oxidoreductase subunit beta, with product MATETMIPIHPDGNGHSFSLPALAFQGLPSTLCKGCGHNSITSHLIEACKSTGLDPYQTVKLSGIGCSSKTPAYFLQYSHGFNSLHGRMPSVATGALLANHKLACIGISGDGDTANIGLGQFKHACRRNVPMVYIVEDNGCYGLTKGQFSATADLYAHLRRAGGETNPVPPFDLCLEALIGGATFVARSFAGDKKQLVPLLKAALKHRGTAFLDIISPCVTFNDFDGSTKSWDWAKEHEHPLQEVGFVPRLPEIEVEQKAGEATRVQFHDGSWITLRAIRHEEHDVTDKASALRLLAESDRDHEFLTGLIYLDASRPDFTADLNVVETPLAHLGQDALRPGPEVLEAIMETI from the coding sequence ATGGCCACCGAGACGATGATCCCGATCCATCCCGACGGCAACGGCCACAGCTTCTCCCTGCCGGCCCTGGCCTTCCAGGGCCTGCCGAGCACCCTCTGCAAGGGCTGCGGCCACAACAGCATCACCAGCCACCTGATCGAGGCCTGCAAGTCCACGGGCCTGGATCCGTACCAGACGGTCAAGCTCAGCGGCATCGGCTGCTCCAGCAAGACCCCGGCGTACTTCCTCCAGTACAGCCACGGGTTCAACTCGCTGCACGGGCGGATGCCGTCGGTCGCCACCGGCGCGCTGCTGGCCAATCACAAGCTGGCCTGCATCGGCATCAGCGGCGACGGCGACACGGCGAACATCGGCCTGGGGCAGTTCAAGCACGCCTGCCGGCGGAACGTGCCGATGGTCTACATCGTGGAGGACAACGGCTGCTACGGCCTGACCAAGGGCCAGTTCTCGGCCACGGCCGACCTCTACGCCCACCTCCGCCGGGCCGGGGGCGAGACCAACCCGGTGCCGCCGTTCGACCTCTGCCTGGAGGCCCTGATCGGCGGGGCGACGTTCGTGGCCCGCTCGTTCGCCGGGGACAAGAAGCAGCTCGTGCCGCTCCTGAAGGCCGCCCTGAAGCACCGGGGGACGGCCTTCCTGGACATCATCAGCCCGTGCGTCACCTTCAACGACTTCGACGGCTCGACCAAGAGCTGGGACTGGGCCAAGGAGCACGAGCACCCGCTCCAGGAGGTCGGCTTCGTCCCCCGCCTGCCGGAGATCGAGGTCGAGCAGAAGGCCGGCGAGGCGACCCGCGTGCAGTTCCACGACGGCTCCTGGATCACCCTGCGGGCGATCCGCCACGAGGAGCACGACGTCACCGACAAGGCCTCGGCCCTCCGCCTCCTGGCCGAGAGCGACCGCGACCACGAGTTCCTCACCGGCCTCATCTACCTGGACGCCTCGCGGCCCGACTTCACGGCGGACCTGAACGTCGTGGAGACGCCCCTGGCCCACCTCGGCCAGGACGCCCTGCGGCCGGGGCCGGAGGTGCTGGAGGCGATCATGGAGACGATCTAG
- a CDS encoding 2-oxoacid:acceptor oxidoreductase subunit alpha, with translation MSATLSPGRTSPAYAGHLPDRPVVNDLSIRVGTVNGSGSQSANLVILRALYAMGLPCSGKNIFPSNIEGLPTWFHIRASAKGYVGHRVDPQILVCMNEPAFKDDVAALRPGSVCVYRSDFSVDPAGLRDDVLFLAVPFTKLAEAAYPPEKGDPGYRDKLRKVVNMTYVGVLASLCGIRMDAVEAAIRREFPGRKAKAADINIAAANAGYEWARENLPADLPYRVEPMASGREKILIEGNKAAALGALFGGASVLTWYPITPSSSLAEYAEGFLKKHRTGADGKRSFAIVQAEDELAAVGMAIGAGWAGARSLTATSGPGISLMSEFVGLAYFAEIPVVIIDVQRMGPSTGLPTRTSQGDILKMHLLGHGDCRHIVLIPGSVGECYEMTIEALDLAQRFQTPVFVATDLDLGMNLWLSEPFRYPERPIERGKVLTAEDIERIGHFERYRDVDGDGVCYRTIPGTPSPLAAYFTRGTGHNEKSGYSERPEDWKKNLDRLALKLETARKAAPRPAIGGDFAAKIGLIAYGGTDFAIAEARDLLTAEGIETAYCRIRALPLADEVAAFVERHQRVYVVEQNRDAQVTALLRATLRGTLADRLVPITHYNGMPIAADNVVRPILGWEKHPSGPGWPTGDVERDNPHVEHAREVSPE, from the coding sequence ATGTCTGCGACCCTCTCCCCGGGCCGGACGTCCCCTGCCTACGCCGGCCACCTGCCGGATCGCCCCGTGGTCAACGACCTGTCGATCCGGGTCGGGACGGTGAACGGCTCGGGCAGCCAGTCCGCGAACCTCGTGATCCTGCGTGCCCTCTACGCGATGGGGCTCCCCTGCAGCGGCAAGAACATCTTCCCCTCCAACATCGAGGGGCTGCCGACGTGGTTCCACATCCGCGCCAGCGCGAAGGGCTACGTCGGGCATCGCGTCGATCCCCAGATCCTCGTCTGCATGAACGAGCCGGCCTTCAAGGACGACGTGGCGGCGCTGCGGCCGGGGTCCGTCTGCGTCTACCGGTCGGATTTCAGCGTGGACCCGGCCGGGCTCCGCGACGACGTCCTCTTCCTGGCCGTGCCGTTCACGAAGCTCGCCGAGGCGGCCTACCCGCCGGAGAAGGGCGACCCGGGCTACCGCGACAAGCTCCGCAAGGTCGTGAACATGACCTACGTGGGCGTGCTGGCCTCGCTCTGCGGCATCCGCATGGACGCCGTCGAGGCCGCGATCCGCCGCGAGTTCCCCGGGCGCAAGGCGAAGGCCGCGGACATCAACATCGCGGCGGCCAACGCCGGGTACGAGTGGGCGAGGGAGAACCTCCCCGCGGACCTGCCGTACCGCGTCGAGCCGATGGCCTCGGGCCGCGAGAAGATCCTCATCGAGGGGAACAAGGCCGCGGCGCTGGGGGCCCTCTTCGGCGGGGCGAGCGTGCTGACCTGGTACCCGATCACCCCGTCGAGCAGCCTGGCGGAGTACGCCGAGGGCTTCCTCAAGAAGCACCGCACCGGCGCCGACGGCAAGCGGTCGTTCGCCATCGTGCAGGCCGAGGACGAGCTGGCGGCCGTCGGCATGGCCATCGGCGCGGGGTGGGCCGGGGCGCGGTCGTTGACGGCGACCTCCGGGCCGGGCATCTCGCTGATGAGCGAGTTCGTCGGCCTCGCCTACTTCGCGGAGATCCCGGTCGTCATCATCGACGTCCAGCGGATGGGCCCGAGCACCGGCCTTCCCACCCGCACCAGCCAGGGTGACATCCTCAAGATGCACCTCCTGGGGCACGGCGACTGCCGGCACATCGTGCTCATCCCCGGCTCCGTCGGGGAGTGCTACGAGATGACGATCGAGGCCCTGGACCTCGCCCAGCGGTTCCAGACGCCCGTGTTCGTGGCCACAGACCTGGACCTGGGCATGAACCTCTGGCTGAGCGAGCCGTTCCGCTACCCGGAGAGGCCCATCGAGCGCGGGAAGGTCCTGACGGCGGAGGACATCGAGCGGATCGGCCACTTCGAGCGGTACAGGGACGTGGACGGCGACGGCGTCTGCTACCGGACGATCCCCGGCACGCCCAGCCCGCTGGCGGCCTACTTCACGCGCGGCACCGGGCACAACGAGAAGTCCGGCTACAGCGAGCGGCCCGAGGACTGGAAGAAGAACCTGGACCGGCTGGCCCTCAAGCTGGAGACGGCGAGGAAGGCGGCCCCCCGCCCCGCGATCGGGGGGGACTTCGCCGCGAAGATCGGGCTGATCGCCTACGGCGGCACCGACTTCGCCATCGCCGAGGCCCGCGACCTGCTGACGGCCGAGGGGATCGAGACCGCGTACTGCCGGATCCGCGCGCTGCCCCTGGCCGACGAGGTCGCGGCGTTCGTCGAGCGGCACCAGCGGGTGTACGTCGTCGAGCAGAACCGGGACGCGCAGGTCACCGCGCTGCTCCGCGCCACGCTCCGCGGCACGCTGGCGGACCGGCTCGTGCCGATCACGCACTACAACGGGATGCCGATCGCGGCGGATAACGTCGTCCGGCCGATCCTCGGCTGGGAGAAGCACCCCTCCGGCCCCGGCTGGCCGACCGGCGACGTCGAGCGCGACAACCCGCACGTCGAGCACGCCCGGGAAGTCTCCCCGGAGTGA
- a CDS encoding catalase family peroxidase encodes MNAAHRFGMVIVLASLIAGGAVADDPRGLPEQIVDEMNAIFGKHPGFRAVHAKGVVAEGEFTPSARAATVSKAPHLRGAPSKITVRFSDGTGNPEIPDGLAGAGPRGMAVKFHLADGESTDIVANAFNGFAVSNGEDFLAMLRAIAASGKGAPSPTPLEQFLAAHPAAKRVVAAHKPVPASFATEPYFGNNALSFTDAEGKSRFGRYRLIPEAGSKFLDDAEAKAKPPNFLADELRSRLAGGPARFRLAVQLAAPGDKVDDATVVWPDDRPVIELGILSISRVVADSATAQRALAYDPLRLVDGIEASDDPLLELRSAVYAESRRRRR; translated from the coding sequence ATGAACGCTGCCCACCGCTTCGGGATGGTGATCGTGCTCGCGAGCCTCATCGCCGGGGGGGCCGTCGCCGACGATCCCAGGGGACTTCCCGAGCAGATCGTGGACGAGATGAACGCGATCTTCGGCAAGCATCCGGGGTTCCGCGCGGTGCACGCCAAGGGGGTCGTGGCCGAGGGCGAGTTCACCCCGTCGGCAAGGGCGGCGACGGTCTCGAAGGCGCCGCACCTCCGAGGGGCCCCGAGCAAGATCACCGTGAGGTTCTCCGACGGGACCGGGAACCCCGAGATCCCCGACGGCCTCGCCGGCGCGGGGCCGCGGGGGATGGCCGTCAAGTTCCACCTGGCCGACGGCGAGTCCACCGACATCGTCGCGAACGCGTTCAACGGCTTCGCCGTGTCCAACGGCGAGGATTTCCTGGCGATGCTCAGGGCCATCGCCGCCAGCGGCAAGGGGGCGCCGAGCCCGACCCCGCTCGAGCAGTTCCTGGCCGCTCACCCCGCGGCGAAGAGGGTCGTCGCGGCCCACAAGCCGGTCCCGGCCAGCTTCGCCACCGAGCCGTATTTCGGCAACAACGCCCTCTCGTTCACCGACGCCGAGGGCAAGTCCCGCTTCGGCCGCTATCGGCTCATCCCCGAGGCGGGGTCGAAGTTCCTCGACGACGCCGAGGCGAAGGCGAAGCCGCCCAACTTCCTGGCCGACGAGCTGCGCTCGCGCCTCGCCGGGGGGCCCGCGCGGTTCCGGCTGGCGGTCCAGCTCGCCGCCCCCGGCGACAAGGTCGACGATGCGACCGTGGTCTGGCCCGACGACCGCCCGGTGATCGAGCTCGGGATCCTCTCGATTTCGAGGGTGGTCGCCGATAGTGCCACCGCCCAGCGTGCCCTGGCGTACGACCCCTTGCGCCTGGTCGACGGGATCGAGGCCTCCGACGACCCGCTGCTCGAGCTCCGCTCGGCCGTCTATGCGGAGTCCAGGCGGCGTCGGAGGTGA
- a CDS encoding DinB family protein — protein sequence MTGMAKLRDHLLELLRGGHAHVDFERAIAGLPAELRGAKPPGLPHTPWRLLEHMRIAQWDILKFSVDPGHESPDFPDGYWPEGDAPPDPGAWDRSVAAFRSDLKAMMDLVADPRTDLFTPFPHGDGQTLLREAMLVADHNAYHLGQLVAVRRLLGAWEDGA from the coding sequence ATGACCGGGATGGCGAAGCTGAGGGACCACCTGCTGGAGCTGCTGCGCGGGGGGCATGCGCACGTCGATTTCGAGCGGGCAATCGCCGGGCTTCCGGCCGAGCTGCGCGGGGCGAAGCCGCCGGGGCTGCCGCACACGCCGTGGCGGCTGCTCGAGCACATGAGGATCGCCCAGTGGGACATCCTCAAGTTCAGCGTCGACCCGGGGCACGAGTCCCCCGACTTCCCCGACGGCTACTGGCCCGAGGGGGACGCCCCGCCGGACCCGGGCGCCTGGGATCGCTCCGTCGCGGCCTTCCGGTCGGACCTGAAGGCGATGATGGACCTCGTCGCCGATCCGAGGACGGACCTGTTCACGCCCTTCCCCCACGGCGACGGCCAGACCCTCCTGCGCGAGGCGATGCTCGTCGCCGACCACAACGCGTACCACCTGGGCCAGCTCGTGGCCGTGCGACGCCTCCTCGGGGCATGGGAGGACGGGGCGTGA
- a CDS encoding SDR family oxidoreductase yields the protein MRIFVTGASGFIGSAIVPELLVAGHEVVGLVRSDESARAVEAAGARAHRGSLEDLDGLRAGAAESDGVIHAGFVHDFSRFREVCEIDRRAVEALGDVLAGSGRPLVVTSGVGVLPGGGLATEDTAPPSGPDAMPRAASERATEAAAARGVRAMVLRLPPSVHGDGDRGFVPMLAAVAREKGVSAYVGEGLNRWPAVHRLDAARLYRLTLERGRAGARYHGIADEGVPFREIAAVIGRHVGVPVASKAFEEAPGHFGWFGHFAALDIPSSSRKTREELGWEPTQPGLIADIDRPTYFGA from the coding sequence ATGCGAATTTTCGTCACCGGCGCGAGCGGGTTCATCGGCTCCGCCATCGTCCCGGAGTTGCTGGTCGCGGGGCATGAGGTGGTGGGCCTCGTCCGCTCCGACGAGTCCGCGAGGGCCGTCGAGGCGGCCGGGGCCCGGGCGCATCGAGGCTCGCTCGAGGACCTCGACGGCCTGCGGGCGGGAGCGGCCGAGTCGGACGGCGTGATCCACGCCGGCTTCGTCCACGATTTCTCGCGGTTCCGCGAGGTCTGCGAGATCGACCGCCGGGCCGTCGAGGCCCTGGGCGACGTGCTCGCCGGCTCGGGCCGGCCGCTGGTCGTGACGTCCGGGGTCGGCGTCCTGCCGGGCGGCGGCCTGGCGACCGAGGACACCGCGCCGCCGTCCGGCCCGGACGCGATGCCGCGCGCGGCGTCGGAGCGGGCCACGGAGGCCGCGGCGGCCAGGGGCGTGCGGGCGATGGTCCTCCGCCTGCCGCCCTCGGTCCACGGCGACGGCGATCGCGGCTTCGTGCCGATGCTGGCCGCCGTCGCTCGGGAGAAGGGCGTCTCGGCCTACGTGGGGGAGGGCCTCAACCGATGGCCCGCCGTCCACCGCCTGGACGCCGCCCGGCTCTACCGGCTCACCCTCGAGCGCGGCAGGGCGGGCGCCCGCTATCACGGCATCGCCGACGAGGGCGTCCCCTTCCGGGAGATCGCCGCCGTCATTGGCCGCCACGTGGGCGTCCCGGTCGCGAGCAAGGCCTTCGAGGAGGCCCCGGGCCACTTCGGCTGGTTCGGCCACTTCGCCGCCCTGGACATCCCGTCCTCCAGCCGGAAGACGCGCGAGGAGCTCGGCTGGGAGCCCACGCAGCCCGGCCTGATCGCCGACATCGACCGGCCGACCTACTTCGGGGCCTGA
- a CDS encoding aldo/keto reductase family oxidoreductase: MSGANLGGRFTFPGTSLTVHRLGYGAMQLAGPGVFGPPKDPDAAVAVLREAVAAGVDHIDTSDFYGPHVTNQIIRKALHPYPDGLVIVTKVSAKRGEDASWLPALSPEELTQAVHDNLRNLGLDVLDVVNFRSMYGIEEPGEGTIEPYVSVLADLRRKGLIRHIGLSNVTATQVEEASRIAPVVCVQNMYNLAHRRHDEALIDDLAAKGIAYVPFFPLGGFKPLQSSLLSDIATRLGATPMQVALAWLLHRSPNILLIPGTSSVVHLRENLAAAQLTLSPEVLAGLDAIADAKAA; encoded by the coding sequence ATGAGTGGTGCGAATCTCGGCGGCCGGTTCACGTTCCCGGGGACGTCGCTGACGGTGCATCGGCTCGGCTACGGGGCGATGCAGCTGGCCGGGCCCGGGGTGTTCGGGCCGCCGAAGGATCCGGACGCGGCGGTCGCGGTGCTGCGCGAGGCGGTCGCGGCCGGCGTGGATCACATCGACACCTCGGACTTCTACGGCCCGCACGTCACCAACCAGATCATCCGCAAGGCGCTCCATCCGTATCCCGATGGCCTGGTGATCGTCACGAAGGTCTCGGCGAAGCGGGGCGAGGACGCGTCGTGGCTGCCGGCCCTCTCCCCCGAGGAGCTGACGCAGGCCGTCCACGACAACCTCCGGAACCTGGGCCTTGATGTCCTGGATGTGGTCAACTTCCGCAGCATGTACGGCATCGAGGAGCCCGGCGAGGGGACGATCGAGCCGTACGTGAGCGTCCTGGCGGACCTCCGGCGGAAGGGCCTGATCCGCCACATCGGCCTGAGCAACGTCACCGCGACGCAGGTCGAGGAGGCGAGCCGGATCGCGCCGGTCGTCTGCGTGCAGAACATGTACAACCTGGCCCACCGCCGGCACGACGAGGCCCTCATCGACGACCTGGCGGCGAAGGGGATCGCCTACGTGCCGTTCTTCCCGCTCGGCGGATTCAAGCCGCTCCAGTCGTCGCTGCTGTCCGACATCGCGACGCGGCTCGGGGCCACGCCGATGCAGGTCGCGCTCGCGTGGCTGCTGCACCGCTCGCCCAACATCCTGCTCATCCCCGGCACCTCGTCCGTCGTCCATCTGCGGGAGAACCTGGCCGCCGCGCAGTTGACGCTGTCGCCGGAAGTCCTCGCGGGGCTGGACGCGATCGCCGACGCGAAGGCGGCGTAG
- a CDS encoding pyridoxal phosphate-dependent aminotransferase: MRREIREELKDRGFSRRDFARLAALMTAGASLPFYNESALAQDLKAIGRIPTDAVKINANENPMGPCPAAIEAITAIVRQGGRYLFEQTYAFVEAMAQAEGVPEDHVLPFPGSSDPLHRAVLAFTAPTRPLVTANPGYEAPEKAAQFIGARTIQVPLRKDYSHDPKGMVEAGPNAGVIYVCNPNNPTGTVTRREDLDYIVANKPKGCVVLIDEAYIHFTTATSPATDLVAAGKDVIVLRTFSKLYGMAGLRAGAAIARPDLLEKLRNYGGLGIMPATGMAGAVASLKDRSLVAERRKVVADIREDLCAWMQKKGYGFIPSEANMILVDGRRPGRQMARDMIAYKVAVGRAWPALPNHVRVTIGTRDEMARFKVALERVMEA, translated from the coding sequence TTGCGGCGCGAAATTCGGGAAGAGCTGAAGGACAGGGGATTCAGCCGCCGCGACTTCGCGCGACTGGCGGCCCTCATGACGGCGGGGGCCTCCCTGCCGTTCTACAACGAGTCGGCGCTGGCCCAGGACCTGAAGGCGATCGGCAGGATCCCCACCGATGCGGTGAAGATCAACGCGAATGAGAATCCGATGGGCCCCTGCCCCGCGGCGATCGAGGCGATCACCGCCATCGTCCGCCAGGGCGGGCGCTACCTGTTCGAGCAGACGTACGCCTTCGTCGAGGCGATGGCCCAAGCCGAGGGCGTGCCGGAGGACCACGTCCTGCCGTTCCCCGGCTCGAGCGACCCCCTGCACCGCGCCGTGCTCGCGTTCACGGCCCCGACCCGGCCGCTCGTCACCGCGAACCCCGGCTACGAGGCCCCGGAGAAGGCCGCGCAGTTCATCGGCGCCAGGACCATCCAGGTGCCGCTGCGGAAGGACTATTCGCACGACCCGAAGGGCATGGTCGAGGCCGGCCCGAACGCCGGGGTGATCTACGTCTGCAACCCGAACAACCCGACCGGCACGGTCACCCGCAGGGAGGACCTCGACTACATCGTCGCCAACAAGCCGAAGGGCTGCGTCGTCCTGATCGACGAGGCCTACATCCACTTCACCACGGCCACGAGCCCCGCGACCGACCTGGTCGCCGCGGGCAAGGACGTGATCGTGCTGCGGACGTTCTCCAAGCTCTACGGCATGGCCGGCCTCCGCGCCGGCGCGGCGATCGCCCGGCCGGACCTGCTGGAGAAGCTGAGGAACTACGGCGGGCTCGGGATCATGCCCGCCACCGGGATGGCCGGGGCCGTCGCCAGCCTGAAGGACCGGTCGCTCGTCGCCGAGCGACGGAAGGTCGTCGCCGACATCCGCGAGGACCTCTGCGCCTGGATGCAGAAGAAGGGCTACGGCTTCATCCCGTCCGAGGCCAACATGATCCTCGTGGACGGCCGGCGCCCCGGCCGCCAGATGGCCCGGGACATGATCGCCTACAAGGTCGCCGTCGGCCGGGCCTGGCCGGCGCTCCCCAACCACGTCCGCGTCACCATCGGCACCCGCGACGAGATGGCCCGCTTCAAGGTCGCCCTCGAGCGCGTCATGGAGGCCTAG